From one Culex quinquefasciatus strain JHB chromosome 3, VPISU_Cqui_1.0_pri_paternal, whole genome shotgun sequence genomic stretch:
- the LOC6044501 gene encoding uncharacterized protein LOC6044501 — protein sequence MVWLSRKESPPGKLSATIPNSRKSLFESWISTPKRKSSNEIAASSSKPKIPKEPAGLASLRRLGERADGTDCCRRRSFSRSMTTMITSRATRRPSIPTAASCSWRKSIAMGRRGALDREKQRNLLAVHPARAIHDGGRQQIMGVFNGFERTLLDTSNVDFNAPPPEVDADLAEINWEEDRGVQDDRLRLGHSAVKSLPAAVSPRQPHRLARRYAGYIGTRPTSDQLQIEKLLGNHDPVQAILDYISTSKNMKQLQNFYETTLEALKDAKNNRLWFKTNTKLGKLFFDRNDFGKLQKILKQLHQSCLNNYDEYGSSRRTTCLKYLVLANVLKRSGINPFDSQEAKPHKNGPEILSMTNLIVSYKNNDIMEFESILRNNRNNTMADPFIREHIENLLRNSSS from the exons ATGGTTTGGCTTAGTCGAAAGGAATCGCCGCCCGGGAAACTCTCCGCGACCATCCCGAACTCGCGCAAGTCCCTGTTCGAGTCGTGGATTTCCACTCCAAAGCGCAAGAGCTCGAACGAGATTGCGGCGTCGTCGAGCAAGCCGAAGATCCCAAAGGAACCAGCTGGACTCGCAAGCCTTCGACGCCTGGGAGAGCGAGCAGATGGAACTGATTGTTGCCGGAGGCGGTCGTTCAGCAGGTCGATGACGACGATGATTACTTCCCGAGCTACCAGGAGGCCGTCGATCCCAACTGCAGCCAGTTGTTCCTGGAGGAAGTCGATCGCAATGGGAAGAAGAGGTGCACTCGATCGTGAAAAACAGCGCAACCTGCTCGCAGTACATCCGGCTCGAGCGATCCATGATGGAGGA CGCCAGCAGATCATGGGCGTGTTCAACGGGTTTGAACGCACCCTGCTGGACACGAGCAACGTCGATTTCAACGCCCCGCCGCCGGAGGTTGATGCGGACCTGGCCGAAATCAACTGGGAGGAGGAT CGCGGAGTTCAAGACGATCGGCTACGACTTGGGCATTCCGCTGTTAAATCGCTTCCTGCGGCGGTAAGCCCGCGTCAGCCGCATCGACTTGCCCGTCGTTACGCTGGTTACATTGGAACAAGACCAACTTCAGATCAACTTCAAATTG AAAAACTACTCGGTAATCATGACCCGGTACAAGCAATTCTGGACTACATCTCGACCTCGAAGAACATGAAGCAGTTGCAAAACTTTTACGAGACCACGCTGGAAGCGCTCAAAGACGCCAAGAACAATCGGCTCTGGTTCAAAACCAACACGAAGCTCGGGAAGCTGTTCTTCGATCGGAACGACTTTGGCAAGCTCCAGAAAATCCTCAAACAGCTGCACCAATCCTGCC TTAACAACTACGACGAGTACGGCTCGTCCCGGCGCACGACCTGTCTCAAATACCTCGTCCTCGCGAACGTGCTCAAGAGGTCCGGCATCAACCCGTTCGACTCGCAGGAAGCGAAACCGCACAAAAACGGCCCGGAAATTTTGTCCATGACGAACCTGATCGTGAGCTACAAGAACAACGACATCATGGAGTTCGAGTCGATCCTGCGGAACAACCGGAACAACACCATGGCCGATCCGTTCATCCGGGAGCACATCGAGAACCTGCTGCGGAACAGCTCGAGCTGA
- the LOC6044838 gene encoding transcription factor Sp4: MAGYKCVNFVDLCRLCAGSGIGGKTGIFSEEGKRKNMLTRINSTLTLKIHEKDRLPKGVCSRCVRQLEAHVEFREAVQRAQEMLQSCLNSTKLKNGGMVYIKDDSSGKDGTSSAEALEPIKPVELASPPQLHPLPTLQAIQQPPAATTQVKPQPAPPTSISTATPPTMTPIIINSLPKGFVQTSSGGGGGGVQSATIMAPNADFLNSIMQAVGIQAQGSASTSGEPQQQTQSQATQQQQQQQMAQYTITLDGQTIKANQIHYKIQDSNQTFVTGGAGGDSGESQQQQQTNYTQMDEFIRLKTPVKSIKKDPVTPESASKKPKFSVLIKSPAVASASQQPQQQQPTLVATSTPTKSTPMAITASPISITPISSTATITSFASSPINTSQTIATSASSSSSPMKSIPVTLDAKMFTAATSQGSNKACMLPIMLKTEGGGEQIALAPIASSAGMTSEMGKSVVPSVQYVQMKLQPGPDGMFRLAPAGMPPALTLTPQGLQQFGIQPQQQPQQIQIQPQQLAMPSVQVPLSNYLSLVEKSGQAAQVTQAEPQPNLVITTQPAQQQQSQTQVQQQPTPQLQLVQRSQPQPQSLPTVQPTKPKPQKPNPPAPPPLKRRESVEDLLNSSSESSSGAGSLTAQSIAATQQMKAISALSIKQDLAAAAAGAGGHHEAGSGGGGGANANSASGSGGVSFTACDVCSKTFKRKEHLMQHLKSHVGLRPFKCEEPGCSKSFSRKEHLMRHIVSHTGKKLFSCPVCRKYFSRKDNLNKHKKTHTENSSSAPFHCSICSKGFYMKSQFLKHKQMHETGQIGAQKVVKKVQTKEKSESVSTQQQTQPQVQLQQQQQHQQQAQPVVQQQQSVQQTQQPQQQQQQQTHQTIQIQQPLTIQQTSMQPTSVTLQQVSHHHQQQQQQIFTIPAHQLQSTAGKGQIIQIAMPTSMAQHHQQQHQTIQTVSGTSLAGLSAGAKTAIIKSADGSTATVYNIPSNFIIDGTQFLSAAASRELMGNIKIEQIS, translated from the exons ATGGCCGGTTACAAATGCGTAAATTTCGTGGACCTGTGCCGCTTGTGCGCCGGCAGCGGCATCGGTGGCAAGACCGGAATTTTCTCCGAAGAAGGCAAACGTAAAAATATGCTGACCAGAATTAACTCAACACTGACGTTGAAG ATTCACGAAAAGGACCGCCTGCCAAAGGGCGTCTGCTCACGCTGCGTTCGCCAGCTGGAGGCCCACGTCGAGTTCCGGGAGGCGGTCCAGCGGGCCCAGGAAATGCTGCAGAGCTGTCTCAACTCAACCAAGTTGAAAAATGGCGGGATGGTTTACATCAAGGATGATTCCTCCGGCAAGGACGGAACGTCGTCGGCGGAAGCCCTGGAACCCATCAAACCGGTAGAACTTGCCAGCCCTCCACAGTTGCACCCGCTGCCAACGTTGCAAGCGATCCAACAACCACCCGCGGCGACAACTCAGGTCAAGCCGCAACCTGCTCCGCCGACCTCGATCTCAACGGCCACTCCGCCAACCATGACGCCCATCATCATCAACAGCCTTCCGAAGGGCTTCGTTCAAACTAgttctggaggaggaggaggcggcGTCCAGTCTGCTACCATTATGGCACCGAATGCGGACTTCCTCAACAGTATCATGCAAGCGGTGGGGATCCAAGCGCAAGGCAGTGCCAGTACAAGTGGGGAGCCGCAGCAGCAGACACAAAGTCAAGCtactcagcagcagcagcagcaacagatgGCGCAGTACACAATCACGCTGGATGGGCAAACGATTAAGGCGAATCAGATCCATTACAAGATACAGGACTCGAATCAAACGTTTGTGACCGGCGGGGCTGGTGGGGATTCCGGGGagtcgcagcagcagcagcagac AAACTACACTCAAATGGATGAATTTATCAGGCTGAAAACGCCGGTCAAATCTATAAAGAAGGATCCAGTTAcg CCCGAATCCGCTTCGAAGAAGCCCAAATTCAGCGTCCTCATCAAATCACCCGCCGTCGCTTCCGCATCCCAACAGCCGCAGCAACAACAACCAACTCTGGTGGCCACCTCAACTCCCACGAAATCAACTCCGATGGCCATCACGGCCAGTCCCATCTCGATCACGCCCATTTCCTCCACGGCCACCATAACCAGCTTCGCCAGCAGTCCCATCAACACTTCCCAGACAATCGCAACGagtgccagcagcagcagcagtccgaTGAAGTCGATTCCGGTCACGTTGGACGCCAAAATGTTCACCGCGGCGACGAGCCAAGGAAGCAACAAGGCTTGCATGCTGCCGATCATGCTGAAGACGGAAGGCGGTGGCGAACAGATCGCGCTGGCACCGATCGCTTCCTCCGCTGGAATGACATCCGAAATGGGCAAAAGTGTCGTACCGAGTGTGCAGTACGTGCAGATGAAGCTTCAACCGGGACCGGACGGGATGTTCCGGCTGGCACCGGCCGGAATGCCACCGGCATTGACGCTGACTCCGCAGGGCTTGCAGCAGTTTGGCATTCAACCTCAACAGCAGCCGcagcagattcagattcaaccCCAGCAGCTGGCGATGCCAAGCGTGCAGGTTCCCCTCTCCAACTATCTCAGTCTAGTCGAAAAATCCGGACAGGCCGCGCAGGTCACGCAAGCCGAACCCCAACCGAATCTGGTCATCACAACTCAACCCGCTCAGCAACAGCAATCACAAACCCAAGTACAACAGCAGCCAACTCCTCAGCTACAACTCGTTCAAAGATCTCAACCCCAACCGCAGTCCCTCCCGACTGTCCAACCGACCAAACCAAAACCCCAAAAGCCCAATCCGCCAGCACCGCCCCCACTAAAACGTCGCGAGTCCGTCGAAGATCTGCTAAACAGCTCGTCCGAATCCAGCAGCGGGGCAGGTTCCCTGACGGCGCAATCGATCGCGGCCACCCAGCAAATGAAAGCGATCTCGGCGCTCTCGATCAAGCAGGACTTGGCAGCGGCTGCGGCGGGGGCCGGTGGCCATCACGAGGCGGGAAGTGGTGGCGGTGGTGGCGCCAACGCGAACTCCGCGTCCGGATCCGGTGGGGTTAGCTTTACGGCGTGTGACGTTTGCTCGAAGACGTTCAAGCGCAAGGAGCATCTGATGCAGCACCTCAAGTCGCACGTCGGGCTGAGGCCGTTCAAGTGCGAGGAGCCCGGATGTAGCAAGTCGTTCAGCAGGAAGGAGCACCTGATGAGGCACATCGTGTCGCACACGGGGAAGAAGCTGTTCTCGTGTCCGGTGTGCAGGAAGTACTTCTCGCGGAAGGACAATTTGAACAAGCATAAAAA aacGCACACGGAAAATAGTAGTTCGGCACCGTTTCACTGTTCCATCTGCAGCAAGGGATTCTACATGAAGAGTCAATTCCTGAAGCACAAACAAATGCATGAGACTGGGCAGATTGGGGCACAAAAA GtcgtaaaaaaagttcaaaccaAAGAAAAGAGTGAATCTGTAAGCACGCAACAACAAACTCAACCGCAAGTTCAActtcagcaacaacaacaacatcagcaACAGGCACAACCTGtcgtccagcagcagcaatctgtTCAGCAAACACAACAAccccaacagcaacagcagcagcaaacccATCAAACAATTCAAATCCAGCAACCCCTCACCATCCAGCAAACGAGCATGCAACCCACGAGCGTGACGCTCCAACAAGTGTCCCACCAtcaccaacagcagcagcagcagatcttcACCATTCCCGCCCACCAACTTCAGAGCACCGCCGGCAAGGGCCAAATCATCCAAATCGCGATGCCAACCAGCATGGCCCAacaccatcagcagcagcaccaaACGATCCAAACCGTGTCCGGGACCAGTCTGGCGGGATTGTCCGCGGGAGCGAAAACCGCCATCATCAAGTCGGCGGACGGGAGTACGGCCACCGTGTACAACATCCCTTCGAATTTCATCATCGACGGGACGCAGTTTTTGAGCGCGGCCGCATCACGGGAACTTATGGGCAACATCAAGATCGAGCAGATTTCCTAG